Proteins encoded by one window of Synechococcus sp. WH 7805:
- a CDS encoding aspartate-semialdehyde dehydrogenase has translation MSTAASLPNRPLTVAILGASGAVGQELLQLLNERRFPVEELRLLASARSAGTRCSWNGQDLTVQEVRESAFEGVDLVLASAGGSVSRHWRDAIVAAGAVMVDNSSAFRMDDDVPLVVPEVNPEEAFKHRGVIANPNCTTILLTLALAPLAARRALRRVVVSTYQSASGAGAQAMEELKTHSHQVLAGTTPIPAVLPHSLAFNLFLHNSPLQANSYCEEEMKMVNETRKIMGLPDLRFTATCVRVPVLRAHSEAVNVEFDAPFPVQEARDLLAAAPGVQLMEDSAANRFPMPTDVAGRDPVMVGRVREDISEPKALEFWLCGDQIRKGAALNAIQIAELLLPA, from the coding sequence TTGTCCACTGCCGCCTCACTGCCGAATCGACCTCTCACGGTGGCCATTCTTGGTGCGAGCGGAGCAGTGGGTCAGGAACTTCTCCAATTGCTGAATGAGCGTCGTTTCCCTGTCGAGGAACTCCGCCTGCTTGCCTCAGCCCGCTCTGCAGGAACCCGCTGCTCGTGGAACGGTCAGGATCTGACGGTTCAGGAGGTCCGCGAGTCCGCTTTCGAGGGTGTGGATCTCGTGCTGGCTTCGGCCGGTGGTTCCGTGTCGCGGCATTGGCGTGATGCGATCGTGGCAGCAGGGGCCGTGATGGTGGACAACTCCAGTGCTTTCCGCATGGATGACGACGTCCCCCTGGTGGTGCCTGAAGTGAACCCGGAGGAGGCGTTCAAGCATCGGGGTGTGATCGCCAATCCCAACTGCACCACGATCCTGCTCACCCTGGCTTTGGCACCTCTGGCGGCCCGACGGGCGCTGCGTCGCGTGGTGGTGAGCACGTACCAGTCCGCCAGTGGTGCGGGGGCCCAGGCCATGGAAGAGCTGAAGACGCACTCCCATCAAGTGCTCGCTGGGACGACACCCATCCCCGCAGTGCTTCCCCATTCCCTTGCTTTCAACCTGTTTCTTCACAATTCACCGCTTCAGGCGAACAGCTACTGCGAGGAAGAAATGAAGATGGTGAACGAGACACGCAAGATCATGGGATTGCCGGATCTGCGCTTTACGGCCACCTGTGTGCGAGTGCCCGTGCTTCGGGCTCATTCGGAAGCTGTGAATGTGGAGTTCGATGCCCCTTTCCCTGTCCAGGAAGCCCGAGATCTGCTCGCTGCAGCTCCGGGGGTGCAGCTGATGGAGGATTCCGCTGCAAATCGCTTCCCGATGCCCACGGATGTAGCCGGCCGAGATCCCGTGATGGTGGGCCGTGTGCGTGAAGACATCAGCGAGCCCAAGGCTCTCGAGTTCTGGCTTTGTGGGGATCAAATCCGCAAGGGGGCTGCTCTCAACGCCATCCAGATCGCCGAACTGCTGCTACCCGCCTGA
- the clpP gene encoding ATP-dependent Clp endopeptidase proteolytic subunit ClpP, with protein MIDALTSHPIQNRWRGTQPMSVHPQAAPGVLPTVVEQSGRGDRAFDIYSRLLRERIIFLGTGVDDAVADALVAQLLFLEAEDPEKDIQVYINSPGGSVTAGLAIYDTMQQVAPDVVTICYGLAASMGAFLLSGGTKGKRLALPNARIMIHQPMGGAQGQAVDIEIQAKEILFLKETLNGLMAEHTGQPLDKIAEDTDRDYFLSPSEAVDYGLIDRVVDSLKDGGIITGG; from the coding sequence GTGATCGACGCCCTTACTTCCCATCCCATTCAGAACCGCTGGCGGGGCACTCAGCCCATGTCGGTCCATCCACAGGCTGCACCGGGTGTGCTTCCAACAGTGGTTGAACAGTCCGGCCGCGGTGACCGGGCCTTCGACATCTACTCACGCTTGTTGCGTGAGCGGATCATCTTCCTCGGCACCGGCGTCGACGATGCCGTGGCTGATGCCCTAGTGGCTCAGTTGCTCTTCCTCGAAGCAGAGGATCCTGAGAAAGACATCCAGGTGTACATCAACTCCCCAGGCGGATCGGTGACGGCCGGCTTGGCGATCTACGACACGATGCAGCAGGTGGCTCCTGATGTGGTGACCATTTGTTATGGCTTGGCCGCCTCCATGGGCGCCTTTCTCCTCTCAGGGGGTACCAAGGGCAAACGCCTGGCCTTGCCTAACGCAAGAATCATGATCCACCAGCCCATGGGAGGAGCCCAAGGGCAGGCCGTGGACATCGAAATCCAAGCCAAGGAAATTTTGTTTCTGAAAGAAACGCTCAATGGCCTAATGGCAGAGCACACGGGCCAACCGCTCGACAAAATCGCCGAAGACACTGATCGTGACTACTTTTTGTCCCCCTCCGAAGCAGTTGATTACGGCCTGATCGACAGGGTGGTGGACAGTTTGAAGGACGGAGGAATCATTACGGGGGGCTGA
- the tig gene encoding trigger factor: MSAASLKVTTASRPGSRLAVEMAVPAERSQASYEEAINRLSRSVNLPGFRKGKVPRTVLVQQLGALRIRATALETLVESIWRDALAQETIEALGQPELSGGFEELLDTFKPGEALTVTMETDVAPSPKLKSTKGLKAEAESVAFDAAKVDEMLEQSRRQLATVVPVEGRKAEKGDIAVVGFKGTYSDDGSEIEGGSADSMDVDLEHGRMIPGFVEGVVGMAVGDSKTVDCTFPEDYPKEDARGRKASFAIELKDLKTRELPELDDAFAKQASEQETLADLRSDLEQRLKDDAERRSRSNRHDALLAALVEQLEVELPESLIQQEVRNLVEQTAGQFAQQGMDVQSLFTPELVRNLMESSRPEAEERLRRSLALTALAESEKLSVDDTELNTKLKEVKGQLSGERNIDPERLRQAVLDDLLQEKLLGWLEENSTITEKAAEPETAEPKDSKPSAAKKSASKTKTSKAKTAKADSENAES, translated from the coding sequence ATGAGTGCCGCCAGCCTGAAGGTCACCACCGCTTCCCGACCCGGCAGCCGCCTGGCCGTGGAGATGGCCGTTCCAGCGGAACGGAGTCAGGCAAGCTACGAGGAAGCGATCAATCGCCTGAGCCGCAGCGTGAACCTGCCCGGCTTCCGCAAGGGGAAAGTACCCCGCACGGTTCTGGTTCAGCAGCTCGGCGCCCTGCGCATCCGAGCCACAGCCCTGGAAACGTTGGTGGAAAGCATCTGGCGTGATGCCCTTGCCCAGGAAACGATCGAAGCCCTAGGCCAACCGGAACTGAGCGGCGGTTTCGAGGAGCTGCTGGACACCTTCAAGCCCGGTGAAGCCCTCACCGTGACGATGGAAACCGATGTGGCGCCGTCACCAAAGCTCAAGAGCACAAAGGGGCTGAAGGCGGAAGCGGAAAGCGTTGCCTTCGATGCCGCCAAGGTGGACGAGATGCTGGAACAGTCCCGCCGGCAACTGGCCACGGTGGTGCCTGTGGAAGGTCGCAAGGCTGAAAAGGGTGATATCGCCGTGGTGGGCTTCAAGGGCACCTACAGCGACGATGGCAGCGAGATCGAAGGCGGCAGTGCCGACTCGATGGATGTGGATCTCGAGCACGGCCGCATGATTCCCGGCTTCGTTGAAGGCGTCGTGGGGATGGCCGTGGGCGACAGCAAAACCGTGGACTGCACCTTTCCCGAGGATTACCCCAAGGAGGATGCCCGCGGCCGCAAGGCCAGCTTCGCCATCGAGCTCAAGGATCTCAAGACCCGCGAACTGCCCGAGCTGGATGACGCCTTCGCCAAGCAGGCCAGCGAACAGGAGACCCTGGCTGATCTGCGCAGCGACCTGGAGCAGCGGTTGAAAGATGACGCCGAGCGTCGCTCCCGCAGCAACCGTCACGACGCCCTCCTCGCGGCTCTGGTGGAGCAGCTCGAAGTGGAACTGCCTGAAAGCCTGATTCAACAGGAAGTGCGCAACCTTGTGGAACAGACGGCCGGCCAGTTCGCCCAACAGGGGATGGATGTGCAGTCCCTGTTCACCCCCGAATTGGTGCGCAATCTGATGGAGTCCTCCCGGCCTGAAGCCGAAGAACGCCTGCGCCGCAGCCTCGCCCTCACTGCTTTGGCTGAAAGCGAGAAGCTCAGCGTGGATGACACGGAGCTCAACACCAAGCTCAAGGAGGTGAAAGGCCAGCTCTCCGGTGAGCGAAACATCGACCCTGAACGTCTGCGTCAGGCCGTTCTCGACGATCTGCTTCAGGAGAAGCTCCTGGGATGGCTGGAAGAGAACAGCACAATCACCGAAAAAGCGGCAGAACCCGAAACAGCGGAACCCAAAGACAGCAAGCCATCAGCCGCCAAAAAAAGCGCCAGCAAAACCAAGACCAGCAAGGCAAAAACGGCAAAAGCCGACAGTGAAAACGCCGAATCCTGA